In the genome of Chelmon rostratus isolate fCheRos1 chromosome 12, fCheRos1.pri, whole genome shotgun sequence, the window ATGCCAAAATAAGAATTGCGGTAACGAGGAAAATGTGAGGAAAGCTTAGGGACGAAGAGATGTACCTTTCCCTTACTGATTTCCCACAAACAAAGCAGGTCCACTTTCTTTTGCCTCCATGCGTGCACTCAATGTGCCTCTTTCTGTTGCCTGTGTCATTAAACTGTCGGCCACAAATCTCACAGGGAAAAGGacctgaaagagagaaaggatacatcattcatcattcatcaaaTGCATCGATTGCTACAGACTACTGACTACTGTACTTCATTACCAGATATCAGCTTTGCATTTCAATACAGGATGGAcagatgcaaaaacactgcactgcattttaTCTTCTAAATTGTCTGTTTTAATAGTTAATTGTTAAAAACTTGGCCATAAGCAGGGGAAAAGGTTTATTCTTAACCTGAGAATAAGTGACAAAATGCTGATGTCAAGGTAAATTTCAGAATTGTGTCTCAGTGTTATTGACAGTATGTTGAATTCTATCTGGATCATGGCCCACCCTTGGTGTCTGTGGTTGCAGGTTCGAGCCCTGGGTGATGCAGAACAAACATGCTAATATCTACTCAGGCATTGTGCTGTGTGGATTAGAGATACATGATTTCAAGGTTCAATGTTAATTTCGGTTTGGTTGGTCAGCTCTTCTGATGGACCCTCCTAcatttctcatttgtcttcctcctccctgacactgactcactgctgtACAGCAGCTATAATTTTCACTATATATTCCTCACCTAAGTGGTACTTTTCTTGGTGCTTCAGCCTGGCAAACCTGGACTTGAAGTATTCGTCACAGAAGGAGCATTTAAAAGGGCGGTCTTGGGTGTGCAGGATCATGTGCTCCTGCAGATGAGGTCTGCGGGTGAAGGTCTTCAGACAAATCTGGTTCAGAAAATCCAAAGGTTGCAGACtgttaaaatctaaaaaaactgcttttaaacaCAGTGCACACTTATCTATActaaaatgcattcattcatcatctTATCTGTATGTGAGTACATATTTGAACAGTCCACATACATTCATggtcatattttaaaaaaatctgtggtTTGTTCTCAGCTTGCATTATCAGGTAAAAAATGATCAACATTATATGACCGAAAGTTATTCTTACAGCACATTTCCAGCcttcactcttcctcttcctcttggtAAGAAACTCTTGAATGTGGTCTGGATGAAATCTGGCAAGACAGTGAAGATACATGACATCATCATATAATTTGACTGTAGCAACCACAGCCATCATGGAAATGTAGTGGAATGTTAGCTCTAGAAAATCATCTTAGAAATCACAATACAGTCATAAAGTATATTTCTAAATTTCATCAGAATCCTCCCTTTAATTCACATTGCCATCATTTTTATACCTACACTACAGCCAATAATACACagatttttagccatgctaacagcATTACTCTAGAGATGCCAATTTCAGCCAGTCGATCACTAGGGTCAAGAATGAAACATCCCAGCAACTACTGGACAGATAGCCATGAAATTTGGAACACAtccatgttcccctcaggattaTTGTAATAACTCTGCTGATTCCTTAACTTTTGATGTGGCGCTATCATAACatcaaattttaatttgtccaattcTTTCTTATGGCCAAATACCTTAAAAACTTGCATTCTCATTAGTTTCAGCTGTAATTTATGTTTAGTACTAATTAACAAGTGCAAGcatgctaaacaaagatggtATACATCGAGGTAAACTTGATAACCAGAACACTGCAGAGACTggactgctgctgtgtctcacCTCCTCACATGCTTGGCCAGGGTTTTCTTGCTGGCATGGAGTTTGCTACAGAAGGGGCATTTGTGCTCCTTCTTCTGGAAGGGAGCATCGCTGGCGTGTTTCTTCTTGTGTACGGTCAAGTTAGACTTCGTGGAGTAGCGCTGAAGACAGATGTCGCACTGGAacggtttctctcctgtgtgcaCTCTGGTGTGACTCTCATACTTCCCTATTAAATGTAAGAAAGAAGGATCAGTGAATATATTGCAACAGTAACACATTTTGGACATTTATATAATTACTGTCAATAAAGAGTGCCCTGTTGCACCTGTGACAACTGAATTTTACACGGGGTGTCCATCAGGTTGAgacctgctgtgtttctgaATAGGACAAAACAAGAGGCGAGCCTCTACCcttccaacacaaacacaaccacaaccacagcttTTAGAGAGAGCTTCCGGCAGTGGCAACAAGTGACGCAACAAAGACAAATTTGCCATTTAAATGCTTAGCTTTTACCTTATCTCTAACACAGAAAAGGGAGAACAGGTAGAAAACTAAACAACAATTCTTATAATTAAGTGTCGTTTATCATGcaaaaatttaaaacatttgcttgttccagcttctcagatgtgagaatttgctgttttttttccctattTCACATCATTGTAAAATGATTATCATTGGATTTTGGAGTGTTGGTTCAATTAAgaaagctattttttttccactattctttgacattttatagaccaaaccaTGAATcagttaattgaaaaaaaattatcaacaaattaatcaataaaaaaaaataatggttAGTTGCAGCAACCATGTGAGATAGAGTTAATCATTTtagtaaaagtaaataaaaacagatataaaGATGATTCTTGTGTTTAACATCTGTCTGGTATGGTAAGCTGACTACCACCACCACAAATACTGCTTTACAAGAGAAACCATTAATGATGAGACTCAtgagaacaataataatctCCATGGTTACCACCTGCACGGTCAAAGGTCTTGTCACATTTGGGGCACTTGAGGGTCTTCTTGCTGGAGGTCTGTATGATGACTGGAGCCAGACCCTCAGGGTACACTGGACTCTGCGTggagcttcctgctgctggtaCATGCACCTCCGTCTCTCGAACAGCCTGTTGCTCCACCCCTTCTACACCTGAACCCTGATGACCTGCACCCCTGTCTGCTGCGCAAACTTCAACAACTTTCCTCTGAGCAACCACGTCCTCACTCacgtctccctcctcttcctcctcctcctcttcctccactacATCTCCCCCCTGTGCCGGTTTACATGTCTCCTTTACATCACTTTTTGGTGCTTGGTTTTCCATGAACACCTTCTTTCCTgcttcttcccctctctcttcatcttgCTCTCTTGGTGATACAGTCCTTTGTTTTTCCCCAGGAGTGTTGATAGCGTACTCCTCATTGTCTCTCTGATACTTGGTGGGTGCCCTCCTCCTGCGAGCTGATCTCCGTGTGGTAGCAGTCGTCTGACCTACCGTCTTCCCCTTCTCAGCTGAGGTTTCTTGCTGTACATCAGTGTGGCTCTCAGCCAAGTGGATCTGCAGGGAGTTTTCAGTGCTAAACTGGCGACTGCACATGGTGCACTGAACATCAGATGGGCTCTGGACGTCTGTGTCCCCTACTGGTGAGTCACTGGAGGCCATTTCCACTTCAGGAGACCCTCTTATCTCATCTTGCGCCTGGATCACACATACTGGGTTGCCGTCCCCTTCTTCATACAGGAGCTTTAGTATATCCATCATGTCCAGGAATCGGGCCGCTTCAGCTAGAGCTGGGAGGTCCGTCTCCGTGACAACACACTCAGAGGTGTACAAAAAGCCAAGCAGGTGCTGGAAAACTGAGTCCTCAACATGGTCCAGAGTCACATGCGTTGCAGCAGGGTTCTTGGACAGCTCAGCGTGGAAGTAGCTGCTCCCGTGGGCCAACACCACCTTGTGGGCACTGTAGGCCTTCCCACCCACAGACACCGACACATCACAGAACCTCTGTCGGATCCGGTCCTCGTTCAAAAACTTGAGGAGGTTGTGACTGTGCTGTGACATAGCCAGGTGCCTGATTTGTGAGGTTGATTCTGAGGCGGTTTCAGGGTTTGGTGGGGCGTTGGAGCCCAGGGCAGTGCCTGGCTCTGTAGCACATTCATTGCTGGCACTGACCTGCCTGCTGCGTTTGGGACGCAGAGGATTACAGggctttttcttcatttgtgcATCTGTTGGGCTACCATGAAAGCTCCTGAAAACCAGAGGAATAGAAACAGTAATGAGATTGATCACATGAGTGCTAACTCTGCCAAGCTACGGGTCTGAGTAAGACTTGATAGGACTGTGATTTTCAAGAGGCTATTCAAATTGCTTAGCATGTAAATGTACCTGatttaacaacacaacaatgGTATTAACAGCATGAAGCTGACCTGAAGGGGGCATTGTGGTGGAAAGTTATCAGAAATGCGCAAAGTGTGCATGAAAAGATGCACAATAACGTCTTTTTGCTAACGTTTGAGGTATATTTAACCCATTTATTAACGCAAAGCAGAGAGAACAACCAGTTGTTATGAACAGTGCGCTCAAATGACAACCCAGGCCTCACGGAAATGTGAAATTAAGCTAGCACCGTACTGCTATCCTGAATTATTAACGGTCAACACGGCTGCATTGGTACATTCGCTCTCCACCTCAAGGACCCCTAACGTTATGTTATCAGTCTGACAGGCGGGCCCCCCTCCGAGGAGAGTGTTGACAAACGACCCTTACTGCTACCCCGGGCATTAACGCTTATATAGGGACgtcttttaaaaataaatcttacCTTACAGACACGGGCCGCGTTTACAGAGCACTGTACGTTGCTGCTGATACGAGTTATGTGGAAAATAAACGGATAACAAATTATTTCCTGAGTCTCTCTAACGCCCCACCTTCCTATCCTACCACAAATGTCGGACACCGTAACAAACCGCTCGCTGATTGGCTGCTTCAGCTTTTGTCCTCTGCAGCGTTTGTTTGGAGGCGCAAACACAcgtaaaaatgaagaaaatggtGAGAAAAATGCGAACATTAATACCTTCGTTAGTTAATTTTGTATGTAACGTACGAAGAGTCTACCATGAATACAATGAGGAAGATTTGGTGTCTGACATTAGGTTCACGCGAGGGTTCACGCCGTACTGCATCATGGGTAATGTAGTCTGAAAGATAATAGCATATTTTGATTAACTGCTGCCAACCAATTTACTAACTTTGTCTTTAACTGTGGTGGAAAGCGaccaaatacatttattaaagtATTGGACTCTACAGTTCTGAGGTACTTGTGCATTAATCAAGTATTTTAAATGTATGCTACTTTATACGATTACTCCACTGAATTTGACACAGGTTTGCTATCATTTACTTAATTTATTGAAAAGACATAAACAGGCATACAGCtgagaaaaaagacaacaaagctgaacaaaggtAAAACTAAACATAGAATTAAAAATAGTTGAatatatttgaatatatataCAAATGATCAGCAGCATACAGTGTCTATAAGTTTTCTGTAGGTGATGAAGAAATACAGATACTGCAAAGGAACTATATATTAAATTACTTTATATACATGAAATGGGTggttatgtacagtatatgcatgtgtacattttatttatactgtAAGAAATGcataatttctcatttttaggTGAGTGGATGTTTTAGTGCTACAGGGTTATTGCACAAGGACTGTTTCTGGTACTCTATGACTGATTTGAGTTATCATCAAAGTGATGGCCTGTGGATAATTCAGTGGTATAATATACACTGGCAGAGTCAATTTTGGCTACATTTACTTTTAAACactacatacatttttttcatagTACTTAcctacttttacttgagtaagaTTTTGAGTGCGGGACTTTACACCACTGGTCATTTACATAACTCAATGTTACTTATAAGAGTATctctatttattttaatatgtgTGCAAATAGACTGGTTATATTTGCATACATGAATATATTTCCAAAATAAACAGATAGTCTAACagaatgaaatatttgaaagttgtttttaatttttatataACATACTTTAGGCGCCATTGTAAAACCTGAGTTGAGCAACAAACAGTAAAGCCACTAGTATTACTAATGAGCAGACTGAATGTTCTTAGGGCTCTTCAGAGAAATGACTTGTGATGGCGTCGTCAATCGTTTTAATGAGAGCGATACTGCCCAGATTAGAACCACTGGCCTAAGGTTACTTCTGTCAAAGGCTGGGCCTCGGTCCAGACAACTGCTGCAGCCAAATAGTACTCAACTGAGCACATGCTCTggacatgtgtgcatgcatgtgcacacgtgcattttacatgtttatgtCCGCGTTTCGGGGTCTGTACGTGCAGTGAAATTGGGGGAGTATTTCCCTCCACAGGAGACTAAAGTTGTGATAAAGAGAAACTGAATTTCAGGCTCAGGTAAGACTCACCGTCTGTTCCAAAGCCCTCACATCTCATTGTTTTCAGTGGACCTTGGCTGTCACTTACATAAGAGCGCATCACAGTTCTGtctaaagaaaatgtttgcagttgCCCACGTTAGCTTCCTGGATGAACCCCTCCCTTCTCCAACACGTTTAATGTGTAAGACATTTTAAGTGCATTAGCTTAATCCCTCCTATCTGGCTTGCAGCGCGCCAAGCATTTCATACAtgcagaggaggagtggagcTGAACATGGAGCAGCACACACAAGTATTCCCCACCTGTCTTTGACCTAAAATGAAGATACTGTGGAAAATCTAGTGATCTGGAGGACTTGTTAAGGACCATGTTGAGACTcagcgtgcatgtgtggatgTTATGGTTGCTTTATGCAGGTAATGTTGGGATATAGTATATATGTTGTGGCCGTGAATATTATTTGTAAATGTTTATCATATCTTTTCGGCAGAAGAGCAACAGATGTGTTGTTTAAATAAGGTAATATTTAGCAAGTTTTTCTGATTGTCATCTTGCCTGATCATAGTAATATTTGGAAATATTGTGTGGCTGAGGTGTCTAACAAGTGTAAAGTGCATGCACAACATGCATTTTTAGAGTTGCTTTAAAAATAGATTCTTTCTAAATCATAAATAAAGCAATTATTACTGCTTTTGTAtagttttctttttgctgttgttctttcTCATCCTTATTTTGTGTGTTACTttactcccacacacacatttgtgaatTGTGCTGAGACACATGGgtttaaaatgtgcatataGTTTGATTTTTGATTGTGTTAAGAGGTAATATTGGTTTGtatttgtctctgcaggtgCTTTCTCCGATGAGGACATCAATGGATGTGAACAGCAGCCATGCCAAAACGGTGGCGTGTGTGAGAGCCACAGCGAAGGTTTCAGATGCCTTTGCTCCCAACAAAGCCAAAATGGGCGCCTGTACGGGGGAGAGACCTGCACAACTGCACTTTCAGGCTGCGATGACCACCAGTGCGAGAATGGAGGAATATGCTCTCCCTTACTTATCAATAATCAGCACACGTACACATGCATCTGCCTTGCTGGCTTCACAGGCCCTGAATGCCAGACTCCCACCGTCTTCTCATTTGAGTCCAGAGGTTACATGTACATAGAGACTCAGCTTCTAGACCCAGAGGCTCCTCTTAATGTGACATTCAGCTTCAGGTCAGCAAGACCGGTGGGCACCCTCTTGCAGCGCAGAGTGGATGACCTGCTCCTCAGCATTGAGCTGATGGATGGGCATCTCTGCCTCCGCAGCCTGAGGGGTCAAGGCTCCAGCACGCTGGTCCAGGAGCTGCCAGAGTACTTGTCCAACAATAGGTGGCACACAGTGGAAGCGTCGCTGGGCGGTGTGGTCAGTCTCATCAGGCTGCTCTGCGCCGAAGGAAGCTGCACCAGAGACTCCAGCGCTGAAGTCCAGCTGCTCGAGCAAGCCTCTGCTCTGCCCAAGCCGGGAACAGTCCGTCAAAGCCTCTTCATTGGAGCGGTCGGGGGCGACTGGGGTTTGGGCAGAGCAGCGGATGACGCGGACCACCCGCCAGCTTTTCTGGGCTGCTTCAGGGATGTGTTTGTGGACTCACATCTGGTGTTGCCTGTTGCAGTGCCAGAAGATTCAGACGCCCGGGCAAACATCACAGCGGGGTGCAGCGACAAAGACAAGTGCGATGAAAGCCCGTGCCAGAACCGAGGGCGCTGCGTGAGCCAGGGCTGGAGGAGCTACATGTGTGAGTGCCACAGGCCACACGAGGGGAGCAACTGTGCAGAGGGtgagatgtacacacacacacactgtaaacaccaCTGTATGTCATTTCaaatttattgaaatgaaattctctgaatcttttcttcctttttgcaTCTTTCCTTCAAAAAAGGCTGAGCCTCCATTAACCACAACCACTTAAGCACCCTTAAGTTACATCTCAAAATAGCAGcttaactttcttttttttgctctgaGGAGGCATCACCACATTTGGCCCCTCTAACACGTTCAGTTTGTGGGACTATGACAGGAGAGTAACCCGAGCATCATGAAACTggtttttgatgtgtttgactGGCATACTGTTCTCAGAGTGTAGGTCTCATTGGCGTGATCTGTTTTAACAGGATTAGatttacataaaacagaatCCTTTACTGTACGAACATATCTAGAAATGTTTTGACTGACTTTTAaatgttatgtgtgtttttttctttcattaaaggtccagtgtgaaggatttagggggatctattggcatAAATTGAACATAATATTCATTCTTATGTGTTAATTAGtgtttaatcacctgaaaataagaattgttgccttagaatgagctctgtCCTCttgtccgccatgtttctacaatatcccagaacagacaaaccaaaaactGGCTCTAGAGAGCTAATGTTTTTTGCGGCAACCGTAGGAGAGGGGTTGAGCGAGCGGACATCAGCTGGTTTCAATCTACAACCTCACTGCTAAacgccactaaatcccacaGGTCGAGTCAAGTTCAACCTCAGTCGTGTCGCTGCAGAAATCTCAGTGGTTAGCTATAAAGAGAGACGCCCTGCAGGATGATGAAGTCAGTCAGCAGACGTGAAAGGAGCTTACAGTCCTGGTAGAAATAGCGCAGAGTTATGCAATTAGGAGACATTCAGCAACACCTGGGCCAAGGATTAAGAAAACGTGGGTTTCAGCAGCTCACCTGTGCCTTGACTCGGACAGCCATGGAGTCTTACGGAGTCACGCCACGCAGAGGCATTTTGGTTGGCTGGTGTCCTCAGCAGCTTCTTGCTTTTCAAGGAACAGAGAGCACGCAGTCCATaacctcacctgtctgtcaaaAC includes:
- the zbtb41 gene encoding zinc finger and BTB domain-containing protein 41 — protein: MKKKPCNPLRPKRSRQVSASNECATEPGTALGSNAPPNPETASESTSQIRHLAMSQHSHNLLKFLNEDRIRQRFCDVSVSVGGKAYSAHKVVLAHGSSYFHAELSKNPAATHVTLDHVEDSVFQHLLGFLYTSECVVTETDLPALAEAARFLDMMDILKLLYEEGDGNPVCVIQAQDEIRGSPEVEMASSDSPVGDTDVQSPSDVQCTMCSRQFSTENSLQIHLAESHTDVQQETSAEKGKTVGQTTATTRRSARRRRAPTKYQRDNEEYAINTPGEKQRTVSPREQDEERGEEAGKKVFMENQAPKSDVKETCKPAQGGDVVEEEEEEEEEGDVSEDVVAQRKVVEVCAADRGAGHQGSGVEGVEQQAVRETEVHVPAAGSSTQSPVYPEGLAPVIIQTSSKKTLKCPKCDKTFDRAGKYESHTRVHTGEKPFQCDICLQRYSTKSNLTVHKKKHASDAPFQKKEHKCPFCSKLHASKKTLAKHVRRFHPDHIQEFLTKRKRKSEGWKCAICLKTFTRRPHLQEHMILHTQDRPFKCSFCDEYFKSRFARLKHQEKYHLGPFPCEICGRQFNDTGNRKRHIECTHGGKRKWTCFVCGKSVRERTTLREHLRIHSGEKPHLCSICGQSFRHGSSYRLHLRVHHDDKRYECDECGKTFIRHDHLTKHQKIHSGEKAHQCEECGKCFRRHDHLTVHYKSIHLGEKVWQKYKTAVHQCEVCKKEFKGKSSLEMHFRTHSGEKPHRCPECNQTFRIKKTLTKHMVIHSDARPFNCPHCSATFKRKDKLKYHVDHVHSTRFTEQPLGTLSEDKIVSIPFEEPSKVYRAEPKSALQSTAPPTHVCVPVTLVPVQMAGGAQGDLNAHRASSLTSQPHSVVSMQAQGQQQNPGYQAATDLAFLEKYTLNPQPANIVHPVRPDQMLDPREQSYLGTLLGLDSASSVQNISNSDHTH